The following are encoded in a window of Rhipicephalus sanguineus isolate Rsan-2018 unplaced genomic scaffold, BIME_Rsan_1.4 Seq2607, whole genome shotgun sequence genomic DNA:
- the LOC119376872 gene encoding LOW QUALITY PROTEIN: uncharacterized protein LOC119376872 (The sequence of the model RefSeq protein was modified relative to this genomic sequence to represent the inferred CDS: deleted 2 bases in 1 codon; substituted 1 base at 1 genomic stop codon) gives MIGRADIEGSKSDVAMNAWPPQASYPCGNFSDTSCLKLLKPKGSRGPAFAVSNRTEIQDQASICPFALREVSVLAELALGHLRYRLTDVPPQSKLHSHLLRSALLTLSSEQVAQARPAQPRRETGGPSLGARSVDNSLVRFPLHRVSKETMRVVVFHWRPRGPRRNERIPXPPTYATPLMSLHRVRLESSSTGSSFPADFAKPVPLAVVSLDSR, from the exons ATGATAGGAAGAGCCGACATCGAAGGATCAAAAAGCGACGTCGCTATGAACGCTTGGCCGCCACAAGCCAGTTATCCCTGTGGTAACTTTTCTGACACCTCTTGCTTAAAACTCTTAAAGCCAAAAGGATCGAGGGGCCCCGCTTTCGCGGTCTCGAATCGTACTGAAATTCAAGATCAAGCAAGCATTTGCCCTTTTGCTCTACGCGAGGTTTCTGTCCTCGCTGAGCTCGCCTTAGGACACCTGCGTTACCGTTTGACAGATGTACCGCCCCAATCCAAACTTCATTCCCACCTCCTA CGCTCCGCGCTCCTGACACTGTCCTCGGAACAGGTCGCGCAGGCCCGACCGGCACAACCCCGAAGGGAGACCGGGGGCCCATCGCTTGGCGCTAGAAGCGTGGACAACTCATTGGTCCGCTTCCCGCTCCACCGAGTAAGTAAAGAAACGATGAGAGTAGTGGTATTTCACTGGCGGCCACGAGGACCCCGCCGAAACGAG CGTATCCCGTGACCTCCCACTTATGCTACACCTCTCATGTCTCTTCACAGAGTCAGACTAGAGTCAAGCTCAACAGGGTCTTCTTTCCCCGCTGATTTTGCCAAGCCCGTTCCCTTGGCTGTGGTTTCGCTAGATAGTAGATAG